In the Streptobacillus moniliformis DSM 12112 genome, one interval contains:
- the rsgA gene encoding ribosome small subunit-dependent GTPase A, with product MIIEGKVIRKIQGFYFVYTNYTFNDIDDFENKLIKCKLRGNLKIKNKKDNCIIGDNVLIDTELNIIIEILERKNFLNRPLISNIDNLAITFAAKEPNFDIIQFQKLLLNVHKNNLVPLLLITKFDLMSEVEKKEIDDILKENFPYLKYFFISHNEYSEFKEYIYNKNIIISGPSGVGKSTLINNILGQEILVTGDISQKTKKGKNTTVDTRFFPYNNGFIIDTPGFSSIEFPNFKDYLDIREYFPEINELSSECKFSNCIHIHEPNCNVKKKLNKLRYDFYKLICQNIQEGGR from the coding sequence ATGATAATAGAAGGAAAAGTAATACGTAAAATTCAAGGTTTCTATTTTGTGTACACTAATTATACATTTAATGATATAGATGATTTTGAAAATAAGTTAATAAAATGTAAACTTCGTGGTAACTTAAAAATTAAAAATAAGAAGGATAATTGTATTATAGGAGATAATGTCCTTATAGATACAGAGCTTAATATTATAATTGAAATACTAGAAAGAAAGAACTTTTTAAATAGACCTTTAATTTCTAATATTGATAATTTAGCTATCACTTTTGCAGCAAAAGAACCTAATTTTGATATTATACAATTTCAAAAATTATTATTAAATGTACACAAGAATAATTTAGTTCCTTTATTACTAATTACAAAATTTGATTTGATGTCTGAGGTTGAAAAAAAAGAAATCGATGATATCTTAAAAGAAAATTTTCCTTATTTAAAATACTTCTTTATTTCTCATAATGAATACTCTGAATTTAAAGAATATATATATAATAAAAATATAATAATATCTGGTCCAAGTGGAGTTGGAAAATCAACATTAATTAATAATATACTTGGACAAGAAATATTAGTTACAGGTGATATTAGTCAAAAAACTAAAAAAGGTAAAAATACTACAGTCGATACAAGATTTTTCCCATATAATAATGGGTTTATTATCGATACTCCTGGATTTTCAAGTATAGAATTTCCTAATTTTAAAGATTATTTAGATATAAGGGAATATTTCCCAGAGATAAATGAATTAAGTTCTGAATGTAAATTTTCAAACTGTATTCATATACATGAACCAAATTGTAATGTGAAAAAAAAATTAAATAAATTAAGATATGATTTCTACAAACTTATATGCCAAAATATACAAGAAGGAGGAAGATAA
- a CDS encoding MarR family transcriptional regulator — MYDKMENLIDEFYKTYYKMEEINLSLAIKCLTTTELHIIECIGLEKITIKELSTRLGITMGTTSIAINKLEEKKFINRVRSKADKRKVYVSLNKKGQIAYNYHGNFHATTLEKVTKNIPENRLDIFLETFEELLNNLKSLKLNLEPEDLTHFNIGDKVEVTELKGNNVIKLALSEMGIKLKTSIEILDIHKDYITIKINDNEKLISKDHALYIFALKKEN, encoded by the coding sequence ATGTATGATAAAATGGAGAACTTAATAGATGAGTTCTATAAAACTTATTACAAAATGGAAGAAATAAATTTAAGTTTAGCAATTAAATGTCTTACAACTACAGAATTACATATTATAGAATGTATAGGACTTGAGAAAATAACTATAAAAGAACTTTCAACAAGACTTGGAATTACAATGGGTACAACATCTATAGCTATTAATAAACTTGAAGAAAAAAAATTCATAAATAGAGTTAGATCAAAAGCTGATAAAAGAAAGGTTTATGTTAGTTTAAATAAAAAAGGGCAAATTGCATATAACTATCATGGAAATTTCCATGCTACTACACTAGAAAAAGTAACTAAAAATATTCCTGAAAACAGATTAGATATATTTCTTGAAACTTTTGAGGAATTACTTAATAACCTTAAATCATTAAAACTTAATCTTGAACCTGAAGATTTAACACATTTTAATATAGGAGATAAAGTTGAAGTTACTGAATTAAAGGGTAATAATGTAATTAAATTAGCTTTATCTGAAATGGGTATAAAACTTAAAACTTCTATAGAAATATTAGATATACATAAAGACTATATCACAATAAAAATTAATGATAATGAAAAACTAATTTCAAAAGACCATGCTCTATATATATTTGCTTTAAAAAAGGAGAATTAA
- a CDS encoding PASTA domain-containing protein — translation MFNKSIYNKVIKISIIILSLLIILTLGRSAFLNYFFNKRETIVPKVTALHIDDAKKLLEDFNLKYSIIEYKSSEVPEDYVFIQDPKPESKVKVNRTVNIWVNKINSVEIPDLKGKTLIEARRILEEFNIQIVRIDYMPVEDIDEEIVLSIYPKVGSKIGTNQKVSLLVSSKSLIESKVMPNLIGLDKNDAANILAQIGQSIALVTEANDPAFAQNVIITTNPLPGENIEKDTKISVVLNTGVEVDKSITEVLEQKVESKKLDSNIEEILNKTLKEVEKKEANKENRAKGE, via the coding sequence ATGTTTAATAAGAGTATATATAATAAAGTTATAAAGATTTCTATTATTATTCTATCATTATTAATAATATTAACTTTAGGTCGTTCTGCTTTTTTAAACTATTTCTTTAATAAAAGAGAAACTATAGTCCCTAAAGTTACAGCATTACATATAGATGATGCAAAAAAATTACTTGAAGATTTCAATTTAAAATATTCTATTATAGAATACAAATCATCTGAAGTTCCAGAAGATTATGTGTTTATACAAGATCCTAAACCAGAATCTAAAGTAAAAGTAAATAGAACTGTAAATATATGGGTAAATAAGATTAATAGCGTGGAGATACCTGATTTAAAAGGTAAAACATTAATAGAGGCAAGAAGAATATTAGAAGAGTTTAATATACAGATAGTTAGAATAGACTATATGCCTGTAGAAGATATAGATGAAGAAATAGTTTTATCTATATATCCTAAGGTAGGAAGTAAAATTGGAACTAACCAAAAAGTTTCATTACTTGTTTCATCTAAATCATTAATAGAAAGTAAGGTTATGCCAAATTTAATAGGTCTTGATAAAAATGATGCAGCTAACATCTTAGCTCAAATTGGTCAAAGTATAGCTCTCGTTACTGAAGCAAATGATCCAGCTTTTGCACAAAATGTAATAATAACTACTAATCCTCTGCCAGGTGAAAATATAGAAAAAGATACTAAAATAAGTGTTGTCCTAAATACTGGTGTTGAAGTTGATAAAAGTATTACTGAAGTTTTAGAACAAAAAGTTGAATCAAAGAAATTAGATAGTAATATAGAAGAAATTTTAAATAAGACTTTAAAAGAAGTAGAGAAAAAAGAAGCTAACAAAGAAAATAGGGCAAAAGGTGAATAA
- the rpe gene encoding ribulose-phosphate 3-epimerase, which yields MNKEIIIAPSLLAADFSNLKEEVIKIGETKAKWLHLDIMDGNFVPNISFGADVIKAIRPYSQLHFDAHLMVEKPEWYIETVAKAGVNSITIHAEATKHLHRALQLIKSHGVKAGVSINPATDIGFLDNIIEELDLILVMTVNPGFGGQKFIDAMCQKVKRIREKFPHIDIQVDGGINDKTCLLVKEAGANILVAGSYVFSGDYNEKVNSLL from the coding sequence ATGAATAAAGAAATTATTATTGCACCATCATTACTAGCAGCAGATTTTTCTAATTTAAAAGAAGAAGTAATAAAAATAGGTGAAACAAAAGCTAAATGGTTACATTTAGATATTATGGATGGAAATTTTGTTCCAAATATTAGTTTTGGTGCTGATGTTATAAAAGCAATAAGACCTTATTCACAACTACATTTCGATGCACATTTAATGGTAGAAAAACCTGAATGGTACATAGAAACTGTTGCAAAAGCTGGAGTTAATAGTATTACTATTCATGCTGAAGCAACTAAACATTTACATAGAGCTCTTCAATTAATAAAATCTCATGGTGTAAAAGCTGGAGTGTCTATTAATCCAGCTACAGATATAGGGTTTTTAGATAATATTATTGAAGAATTAGATCTAATATTAGTTATGACTGTTAATCCTGGATTTGGTGGGCAAAAATTTATTGATGCTATGTGCCAAAAGGTTAAAAGAATAAGAGAAAAATTCCCTCATATAGACATACAAGTAGATGGAGGAATAAACGATAAAACTTGCTTGCTTGTAAAGGAAGCTGGAGCTAATATATTAGTTGCAGGTTCTTATGTATTTTCAGGTGATTATAACGAAAAAGTAAATTCATTGCTATAG